GTTGGCTGCCATAGCCCTTTCACTAAGTAAGAGAAAGACATCCCTTGTCCTTGTATACCTTACATCTGCTCCCATAGCGGATAGTAACTTACCGACCCGCAATGTTAAATCAAGCACAATGTCTTTCTCTTGGATTCCGTGCCCGATCGCCCCAGGATCGCGGCCGCCATGCCCAGCATCCAACATAATGATTGGTTTCTTCATGCTCCCACTCTCCTTGTCATATTTCGTTAAATCATATCTTTCGATTAGATCATTTAGTTTCACTGGATAATTAACATCTGTCGCATATCCCGCATCCTTGACCGCCTGTATAGCCTTTCGATAATCAGTCTGATCAAGGACCGCAGCGTATCTATTAAACGACTCCCAGCCTGTACCATGCGTGTATTTGTGGCATAGGTCGATGACGGAACCCTCATATGATTCGTATTTGCGAAAGTCAGCATTGATATAGTAGACCTCTCCATCTGGTCGTTGTTCTGCTGTGGATTTCGTGTAAACGGGACCATCCCAACCTGATCCCTTCTTAATCCCGAATAAGTTGTTCGCGTTAACAGCTAGGTCCGATTTACCCCATGCGCTCTCCAGGATGCTCTGCGCTAAAATCAAAGACGGCAAAACCCCGCTTGCTTGGCCGTGTTTAATTGCAAACGGGGCGAGTTTATTGATAAAGTCCATTAAGCATCATCCTCTTTCAGATACTTCTCTTTTTCCTGGATCCTTTTCGTCGCGCGGGCTATTTTATGCTCAATCTCATCTGAAACCGTGTTTAGCGCCCATTCAGGCACCCACTTACCCCAGCCAGCACGCACAATGTTCGCGGTCATGCTCTTCCAAATATGCAAAGCGAATGCCGCAGTCAAGAAACCGAATACAATACCTGGTGTACCTAGAATCTGATCAATTAAGTGGCCCATCGCTGGGGCCAGCAGGAGGAACACCGCTCTAAATGCTCCCTTTATGCCGTATTCAGAAGCATACGAACCGTCGATCTTAGATGCTCGATACCCGCCGATCCAATCCAATGCAATAAGCATGAGGTAAAAAAGTATTGCTGAGTAACGAATCGGATCGTCACCGTATAAAAAGTGAAATGCAGAAACTAAAAAGGCACCGATTGCTCCCGATGCCGTAAAAAGAAATTGATTTTTCATGTTACACCCGCTTTCTGAAAAAATAAAAAGATTACCTCGATAATTCTGGAGATAATCTTTTTGGTAAGGATTTTTAAGTTATAGTAGTCAAATCTAATGTATCTTCGAAAGGTTTAAATTCATTGTAGATATCATCAACATATTTAATACCTTTTAAATCTAATGTATCTTCTAGCTTTACAATCTCTGTGATTTGTATATCTGAAGAATAGTAAGTTATTTGTTTAACTGTGCTGTTTTCAAGATCATATAAGAACACATTCCCTCCAATGCTAACTGTCCCCATTCCAAAGCCGATAATGCAAGCTACGTACCTATCATTAATCCAGATTGCATATTTTGGAATCTCGTCATTTTCTTTATCGGGAGGTATAATTTCCTTGATTTCCCCGATAATAAGATCCATTAAATAAAGGCTGCCTGGAACCTCCCATTCTAGTGGAGAGATAAAAATTGCTTTTTCTTTATTGGGCGATACTTCTGGCTTCGACACAGAGCTATAGGGCAAACATTTTCTTTGAGTGTTTGGTTCAATTACATAAATTAGCCTCTCGTCATCATCAAATTCAAGTTTAAGCATATTCATCACCCCTGTCTGGTAAATTACCATTTTCTAAGACGTGTTTCAAATCCGGATATTTATAAACAATTGACTCAATCGAAGATAGAGGAAATAGAATAGTTTTGAAATTGTAATTTATCTCTATTCGTTTGAAAAAGTCAATCATACCTGCCGTAGGGTCAACTGGAATTACCAAAACCCAAAAATCAGGATGGTGTTGCGCTGCTTTTGAAATCTCATTGAAAATTACATTCTGAGAAGGCATTCTCTTCCACTTCTTACATTGGAAGATCCAATCCCTTTCGTAACCAAGATTGAATGGAAGTTCTTCGTAAGTTGTAGCAACGATATCCCGCCCTGCATCACCTCCCCCTTTTCCCATCCATTGCAAATTTCTGAACCCCTCAAATCCTAATGAGTAATAGACAAACTTTTCAAAGTTTCGTGCATCTATTTTTCCCCAATCAATCATTTTAATCACCCTTTATGCCCTTAAGTACACTTTTAATTATATCACTTTAGGAAAGCTGGTGATTACTTGTGTAATTATGTGTTGACAAAATGAAAAG
This portion of the Ammoniphilus oxalaticus genome encodes:
- a CDS encoding N-acetylmuramoyl-L-alanine amidase; the protein is MDFINKLAPFAIKHGQASGVLPSLILAQSILESAWGKSDLAVNANNLFGIKKGSGWDGPVYTKSTAEQRPDGEVYYINADFRKYESYEGSVIDLCHKYTHGTGWESFNRYAAVLDQTDYRKAIQAVKDAGYATDVNYPVKLNDLIERYDLTKYDKESGSMKKPIIMLDAGHGGRDPGAIGHGIQEKDIVLDLTLRVGKLLSAMGADVRYTRTRDVFLLLSERAMAANQHKVDVFVSLHINSFHDPNSNGFESYIHDSINGGRTAAIQNVIHSKVSAVYASVGVRDRGQKKANLQVLRQTVMPAVLLEYGFISNANEAALLKDSAFIDRLVKATAEGIAEVMGLSKLSKEGKYKMNPEDANKIIAYLGASWNIAPDKASKDEFNRLANELRKASNQPTQ
- a CDS encoding restriction endonuclease → MIDWGKIDARNFEKFVYYSLGFEGFRNLQWMGKGGGDAGRDIVATTYEELPFNLGYERDWIFQCKKWKRMPSQNVIFNEISKAAQHHPDFWVLVIPVDPTAGMIDFFKRIEINYNFKTILFPLSSIESIVYKYPDLKHVLENGNLPDRGDEYA
- a CDS encoding phage holin family protein, whose protein sequence is MKNQFLFTASGAIGAFLVSAFHFLYGDDPIRYSAILFYLMLIALDWIGGYRASKIDGSYASEYGIKGAFRAVFLLLAPAMGHLIDQILGTPGIVFGFLTAAFALHIWKSMTANIVRAGWGKWVPEWALNTVSDEIEHKIARATKRIQEKEKYLKEDDA
- a CDS encoding DUF4652 domain-containing protein → MLKLEFDDDERLIYVIEPNTQRKCLPYSSVSKPEVSPNKEKAIFISPLEWEVPGSLYLMDLIIGEIKEIIPPDKENDEIPKYAIWINDRYVACIIGFGMGTVSIGGNVFLYDLENSTVKQITYYSSDIQITEIVKLEDTLDLKGIKYVDDIYNEFKPFEDTLDLTTIT